Proteins found in one Coleofasciculaceae cyanobacterium genomic segment:
- a CDS encoding CpeR family transcriptional regulator → MINTSELTAKSMLPPAARRKMQAWIRSRHLICSGHFFIFETLEYSTIESFEECVKGLGGSFISVEPIRKVWIGNHRQVILYQAKASLLTPHHELKQYWIKYGGFYTRFDERSC, encoded by the coding sequence ATGATTAATACGTCGGAGCTAACAGCTAAAAGTATGTTACCACCAGCGGCTCGCAGAAAAATGCAGGCCTGGATTAGAAGCCGTCATCTGATTTGTTCAGGTCACTTTTTCATTTTTGAAACGTTAGAATATTCTACGATTGAAAGCTTTGAAGAATGCGTCAAAGGGTTAGGTGGAAGTTTTATTTCTGTTGAACCAATACGCAAAGTGTGGATCGGAAATCATCGCCAAGTAATTTTATATCAAGCCAAAGCTAGTTTACTCACTCCTCATCATGAACTAAAACAATACTGGATTAAATACGGTGGCTTCTATACTAGGTTTGATGAACGATCTTGTTGA